In Henriciella litoralis, the genomic window ACACGCACAAAGTGCCCGCCGCCATGCGAATCTGCCAGCGCGTCGGCGCTGAGGAATGCTTACGCACAACCTGCCAGGCACCGGCTGCCATGATGACAGCTGCCGTCGTGATGAACGCCGCCAGCATCATGTGGACATAGCGCGATGGGAAGCTCGGATTAAAGATGACTTCCCAGAAATTGGTTGCGTAGAAATTGCCGGTCTCAGCGTCGATCGCAAACCCGGCTGGCGTCTGCATCCAGCTATTGGCCGACAGGATCCAGAAGGCAGAAATCGTTGTACCAACGGCGACAGCGGCCGTCGCAATGAAGTGCAGCTTGTTGCCGACCCGCTTCCAGCCGAACAGCATCACGCCAAGAAATGTCGCTTCGAGGAAAAACGCCGTCAGCACCTCATAGCCAAGCAACGGTCCGATCACGCTGCCCGCCTTGTCAGAGAAGACAGACCAGTTGGTGCCAAACTGATAGGACATCACCACGCCGGACACGACGCCCATCGCAAAAGCCAGCGCGAAAATCTTCACCCAGTGCAGGTATAGACGCTTGAAAACATCCTTCTTGGTCCAGAGCCACAGCCCCTCACAAACCGCAAGGAAAGCCGCGAGACCAATCGTGAAGGCTGGAAACATGATGTGGAAGGCAATGACGAATCCAAACTGGATACGCGACAGGATCAGTGCGTCAATTTCCATATCAATCAGCTCCCGAGTCAGAACACCCGTATACTTTATACACATCTCTGCGGCACACCATAAGCCACCAAGCTGACGCGCGACAGGATGGCGCAAATTTCCAAATCCGCGCCAAGGGTCAAATGATGCATTGCGCCCGCCATTCTGAACTGGTGTAAACCGCCAGACCTTGAAAAGCGCTTACGGACCCGGACCATGCCAGCACGCCACAAACTCATCGCCTGGGACTTTGACGGCGTTCTCAACGCCAATGTCGAAGATGGCATTTTCAGATGGATGACGACGTTCGAAGCCGATTTGGGCCTGCCAATACAGTCTCTCGCCAGTTATTTGTTCTCAGGCCGCTTTCAGAAAGCCATGGTCGGAGAGGCAGACCTTCATGAGCTGGTCGGCGACTGGGCTGAGACTGAAGGCGTGCGCCACCGGGCCGGCGAAGTCGTCGATTACTGGTTCGACAAGGATCATGTCCCCGACCATGCGACACTCGACATTGTCCGCCGCGCCCGCGCTGCCGGCATCACAAATGTCATCGCCACCAATAATGAGGTGTACCGCGCCGACTGGATTGAGGAGGCAGGCTTTGGCGAGCAGATGCACACCGTCTTTGCCGCCGGGCGTATGAAACTCGCCAAGCCCGATCTTGCCTATTTCGCCCATATTGAAGATGTGATGGATGTCAGGGGCAAGGATGTGATCCTCGTCGATGACATGGAAGAAAACGTCGCCGCCGCCCGCGCGCATGGATGGGACGCGTTTCACTTCACGCCGGGCTGCCACGACGCCCTCGTAAAGGCGATCGGGCTCTAACGCCAACCTTGCCCACAGCGGCCCCGCAGCGCTATACTTACCCCGTTTGTTGCGCAGAAGGGGACGTCTGCCATGATCGCCAGGGCATTTTTACTCAGCCTTTTCCTTATCTGCCTGGGCCCGGCCGCACCGGCTCAGCAGCTCCCGGCAGGCCCGGAGGTTGAAGCCCAGCTCGACGAGGCGGCTGCTGCCGGAAATGCCGGGCGCTATGCTGACGCCATGGCGATCTACCGTCCGCTTGCAGATGCCGGCCATCCCCGCGCCCAGTACAATATGGGCCTCTTCTACGCGAACGGCTTCGGCGTCCCTGTCTCAAAGGAAACTGCGCTGGCCTGGTTCCTCAAGGCCGCCGCACAAGGCGAAGCGAACGGACTCTACCATGTCGCGCTCTATCATGATCAAGGACTTGGCACGCCGCAGGCGCCTGCTGTCGCGCTCGACTATTACAAGCGGGCTGGAGACGCCGGCCATGCGCAGGCAGCCTATAATGCTGCCCAACTCCTGCTGACCGGTGACGGCGTCCAGGCCAATGAGACCGAGGGCGCCCAATACCTGATGATGGCCGCCGACGCAGAGGAGGCGTCGGCCAGGGCGCTGCTCGGGGCTGGCTGGATCCATGAAAAAGGTATCGGTGTCACGCCGAACATCTCTACCGCCTCGCACTATTACGCCAAAGCCTATGAGGCCGGCCTGCCCTATGCCCGTGACTTCATCTATGGCCTCTACAGGGCAAGCAGTGAGCGGGCCGCCGCCGCTTTCGAGGCGGGCGATCCTGTCACAGGAATGACCGTGCTGGACGAGTTGTGCAGCCTCACCGTCTTTAAAGCGTGCTATCATGCCGGCACCTATCGCCTGCGCGGCACTTATGGCGTCACGCGCGACGCCCAAAAGGCCATGGAAGACCTCCGCCTTCCCTGCACACACAAGCTGGACGGGGCCTGCACCTATCTCGCCGAAGCGGTGATCTTTGCGCCGGGTCCGTTCAGGGCCGATGATGTAAAGCTGGCGGCAGACCGCTACAGGCAAGGCTGCGAGGCTGGCGATCAGGCGCTCTGCTACAATCTCGCTTATATGAAATACTATTCGCGCTTCGACATGGACGATTATGAGGGCGCCAAGAAACTGCTGGCGCAGGCCTGCTTCCATAATGGCTACCAGAAGGCCTGCGGGCCGTTCACCGACATGTTCAATGCCGAAGGCCGCGCCATGGGCTGGATCGGCGAACCGACGGAGAAGAAGAAATCGATCTGGAGCGCCATCGACAATGCGCTCGCCCCACTCGCCGATGCCATGGTCGGCTATAGCCAGATCGTCTCCAGCGGCGGCTACTCAACGAGCTATGGCGACTACACGCCGCCCACGAGCAGCTATAATCAAGTCTCGCAGAGCAATGCCTATCGCGACAATCTGCAATTCAACGAGATGATCAGCCGTATCGAAACCTACGGCACGGCTACGAACTGCTCATCCGGCAACCCGTATTGCTGAGCCGCCGGAAGCGCCTCAGAGCAGCCCGCAGGCGAAGAGAACCTGCTCGCTCCAGAAGCCATTCTCCGACTCGTTGAAGGGAATGGTGCTGCTCGCCCCGCCGCCTTCAATCGTCAGCGTCCCTTTATCCTTCTCCCAGATCGCATAGACGAGCGTTGCCGCATCGCTTGATTCACCGCGCTCCAGCCAGGAATAGTCTCCCCGGTCATTGTTCGCGACGTCATGGGTAAAAAGCGCGTCGCCATTGATGCTGAACGTCACCGGCACCAGAATTCCACCCGTCAGCGCGGCTTGCGGTTTCCACGAGACATTCACCCCATACCCAAGCGTGCATCCAACGGAAAACTCAAAGTCAGCGCCCGCATAATCTAGATAGACGGAATAGCCGCCATCCGTGTCAGCCTCGCCATTTTCAATGACACTCCAACCGTCCACGGCCAAAGGCGTCACCTTTTCAGGCCCGGCCTGTGCGCTGGCATGCGATACACAGCTGACAGCGGCCAATGCCGCGCCTGCAACACGTAGATTTTCTATTTTCATCTTGGTCCCACCCAAAGATGGCCTGAAGAAGCTCAGGTCCACCTCGCATCAATGAACCTTTCCGGGCAAACTGACAAGCAACCAAAAATCAAGCCATCGGCACGCTCAGTATCAAAGCTGCTGGCTTGTTCTCTCCACCAGCTTCGGA contains:
- a CDS encoding HAD family hydrolase — protein: MPARHKLIAWDFDGVLNANVEDGIFRWMTTFEADLGLPIQSLASYLFSGRFQKAMVGEADLHELVGDWAETEGVRHRAGEVVDYWFDKDHVPDHATLDIVRRARAAGITNVIATNNEVYRADWIEEAGFGEQMHTVFAAGRMKLAKPDLAYFAHIEDVMDVRGKDVILVDDMEENVAAARAHGWDAFHFTPGCHDALVKAIGL
- a CDS encoding tetratricopeptide repeat protein is translated as MIARAFLLSLFLICLGPAAPAQQLPAGPEVEAQLDEAAAAGNAGRYADAMAIYRPLADAGHPRAQYNMGLFYANGFGVPVSKETALAWFLKAAAQGEANGLYHVALYHDQGLGTPQAPAVALDYYKRAGDAGHAQAAYNAAQLLLTGDGVQANETEGAQYLMMAADAEEASARALLGAGWIHEKGIGVTPNISTASHYYAKAYEAGLPYARDFIYGLYRASSERAAAAFEAGDPVTGMTVLDELCSLTVFKACYHAGTYRLRGTYGVTRDAQKAMEDLRLPCTHKLDGACTYLAEAVIFAPGPFRADDVKLAADRYRQGCEAGDQALCYNLAYMKYYSRFDMDDYEGAKKLLAQACFHNGYQKACGPFTDMFNAEGRAMGWIGEPTEKKKSIWSAIDNALAPLADAMVGYSQIVSSGGYSTSYGDYTPPTSSYNQVSQSNAYRDNLQFNEMISRIETYGTATNCSSGNPYC